One Bacteroidota bacterium genomic window carries:
- a CDS encoding IS4 family transposase — protein sequence MNQGKFIFAQLTDFLPRRVFDRIVQNHEGNKYVRTFTCWNQMLCMVFGQLTSRDSMRDLMLSLEAHQPKYYHLGFGPSVSRRNLGTSNAKRSYRIFEEFAYVLIEQARRSCYKTDFEVKVDGNVYALDSTTIDLCLSVFWWAEFRKAKGGIKLHTLYDVKTSIPSFLHITKASVHDVNILDLIQFEAGSFYVVDKAYIDFRRLHRLHSQGAYFVTRAKENMRFRRLYSRVVDKTKGVQYDQVGKLETHYSKKEYPDKLRRIKYYDQESKNELVFLTNNTELEAKEIAMLYKKRWEVELFFKWMKQHLKIKSFWGNSMNAVKIQIYCGIIAYCLVAIIGNKLKVDRPIYEILQIFSISLLDKTPVREILTKCDYKYVKELQVKQLKISGF from the coding sequence ATGAATCAAGGTAAATTTATCTTCGCACAACTTACAGATTTTTTACCCCGCAGGGTTTTTGATCGGATTGTTCAAAATCATGAAGGGAATAAGTATGTTAGAACATTCACTTGTTGGAATCAGATGCTTTGCATGGTCTTTGGACAGCTAACTTCAAGAGACAGTATGCGTGATCTAATGCTTAGTTTGGAAGCACATCAACCCAAATATTATCACCTTGGATTTGGGCCTTCAGTATCCCGACGAAATCTAGGCACTTCAAATGCAAAACGCAGTTATAGAATATTTGAAGAGTTTGCTTACGTTTTAATTGAGCAGGCCAGAAGGAGTTGCTACAAAACCGATTTCGAAGTCAAGGTAGACGGTAACGTTTATGCATTAGATTCCACAACTATTGATCTATGTTTGAGTGTTTTTTGGTGGGCTGAGTTCCGAAAGGCAAAGGGAGGCATAAAACTTCACACCTTATATGATGTGAAGACATCCATCCCAAGCTTTTTACATATCACCAAAGCAAGTGTCCATGATGTCAATATACTTGATCTCATCCAATTTGAAGCTGGAAGTTTTTATGTGGTTGATAAAGCATATATTGACTTCCGTCGTTTGCATAGATTGCATTCTCAAGGCGCATATTTTGTAACAAGAGCCAAAGAAAATATGCGTTTTAGGCGACTATATTCCAGAGTTGTTGACAAAACAAAAGGAGTACAATATGATCAGGTTGGAAAGCTAGAAACACACTATTCGAAAAAGGAATATCCCGATAAACTTCGCAGAATAAAGTATTATGATCAGGAAAGTAAAAATGAACTTGTTTTCTTAACCAATAATACCGAGTTAGAAGCCAAAGAGATCGCCATGTTGTATAAGAAACGCTGGGAAGTTGAACTATTTTTCAAATGGATGAAACAACACTTAAAGATTAAATCCTTTTGGGGAAATTCAATGAATGCTGTTAAGATCCAAATATATTGTGGGATCATTGCTTACTGTTTAGTCGCCATAATTGGAAACAAACTGAAAGTTGACCGTCCAATCTACGAAATATTACAAATATTCAGCATTTCTCTACTCGATAAAACGCCTGTAAGAGAGATACTTACAAAATGCGATTACAAATATGTCAAAGAACTTCAAGTTAAACAATTAAAAATCAGTGGGTTTTAA
- a CDS encoding DMT family transporter: MNYTGELAALLTAVFWTITALAFEQASLRVGSLAVNVIRLLLGFIFLSLFTLVYRGALLPLDASAEAWGWLVLSGFIGFLFGDLFLFKSYTLIGSRFAMLVMTLVPPITALTGWLVLGEKLSLLSYAGMFLTIAGISLAIFNRNRADGKISLKLSLKGLLFAFFGAIGQAVGLVISKLGMGDYDPFAATQIRILAGFVGFVALVTILRRWPRIVSALQHTKGMVGIGIGSFFGPFLGVSFSLLAIQYTQTGIASTLMALVPILIIPPVVIFYKQKITWAEIAGVVISLCGVTLLFIR, translated from the coding sequence ATGAATTACACAGGCGAATTGGCGGCATTGCTCACCGCAGTTTTCTGGACCATCACAGCGCTGGCCTTTGAGCAAGCCAGCCTGAGGGTAGGCTCCCTGGCGGTAAATGTCATCAGGTTGCTGTTGGGTTTTATCTTTTTAAGCCTTTTCACACTGGTATACCGTGGTGCTTTGCTCCCACTCGATGCTTCGGCTGAGGCATGGGGATGGCTGGTTTTATCGGGTTTTATTGGCTTTTTGTTTGGCGATTTATTCCTGTTTAAATCATACACCCTAATCGGTTCGCGTTTTGCCATGCTGGTAATGACCCTTGTGCCACCCATCACAGCACTTACAGGCTGGTTGGTATTGGGCGAGAAACTTAGTTTGCTAAGTTATGCGGGCATGTTTCTAACTATCGCTGGCATTTCACTTGCCATTTTTAACCGCAACCGAGCCGATGGGAAGATTAGCCTGAAACTTTCGCTAAAAGGCTTGCTATTTGCCTTTTTTGGGGCTATCGGACAAGCAGTTGGCTTGGTAATAAGTAAGCTGGGCATGGGCGATTACGACCCCTTTGCCGCCACACAAATACGCATTTTGGCAGGTTTTGTGGGTTTTGTTGCTTTGGTTACCATTCTAAGGCGTTGGCCTCGTATTGTAAGTGCCCTGCAGCATACAAAGGGAATGGTAGGAATAGGCATTGGTTCCTTTTTTGGTCCCTTTTTGGGAGTTTCGTTTTCGCTGTTGGCCATACAATATACCCAAACCGGAATCGCATCCACTTTAATGGCACTTGTTCCAATACTTATTATTCCACCTGTTGTGATTTTCTATAAACAAAAAATTACCTGGGCCGAAATAGCTGGAGTAGTCATAAGCCTGTGTGGTGTCACGCTTTTGTTCATTCGTTAG
- a CDS encoding DUF2007 domain-containing protein, whose protein sequence is MLKNENWLLILTFVYPHEAHFAKAFLESEGIESEIRDELTAQMNNFYSNAIGGVKLMVREADFNSGIEALKKGGYINETIVNEADKIEIVFVEKGFNINICPYCKSENISIKKVPNIWTVIVIFLFNAVFPIFKKSYKCYECEKEWKYQKK, encoded by the coding sequence ATGTTGAAAAATGAAAATTGGCTATTAATACTCACTTTTGTTTATCCACATGAAGCACATTTTGCCAAAGCATTTCTTGAATCAGAAGGAATTGAATCGGAAATTCGAGATGAATTAACAGCACAAATGAATAATTTTTACTCTAATGCAATTGGTGGAGTAAAATTAATGGTGCGTGAAGCTGATTTTAATAGTGGAATTGAAGCACTTAAAAAAGGTGGCTATATAAATGAAACTATTGTTAATGAAGCTGATAAGATTGAAATAGTTTTTGTGGAAAAAGGCTTTAATATAAATATTTGCCCATATTGTAAATCTGAAAATATTAGTATTAAAAAGGTTCCTAATATTTGGACCGTAATTGTAATTTTCCTTTTCAATGCTGTATTTCCAATATTTAAAAAGTCATATAAATGTTATGAATGTGAAAAAGAGTGGAAATATCAAAAGAAATAA
- a CDS encoding PhzF family phenazine biosynthesis protein, with product MKKIKIYQIDAFTDRLFSGNPAAVCILDNWLEDDVMQSIGNENNLAETAFVVPKEKDFEIRWFTPTTEVDLCGHATLAAAFVLFEILHYPPSVVRFHSVKSGLLTVSKKDGMLFLDFPTDKLDIVNNDFKTTIENCIGIKPIELFKGKTDYIAIIESEKLLKNLQVNLSEISKLNARGLIVTAKGDTVDFVSRFFAPQSGINEDPVTGSAHTSLIPIWSEKLGRKQLTAKQLSKRGGQLFCEYQNERCLIGGQVKLFLTGEIYLD from the coding sequence ATGAAAAAAATAAAAATTTACCAAATCGATGCTTTTACCGATAGACTGTTTTCTGGCAATCCTGCAGCCGTTTGCATTTTAGATAATTGGTTAGAGGATGATGTGATGCAGTCGATAGGAAATGAGAACAATCTGGCTGAAACAGCCTTTGTTGTTCCAAAGGAAAAGGATTTTGAGATACGATGGTTTACACCTACCACTGAAGTTGATTTATGCGGTCATGCCACACTTGCTGCGGCCTTTGTGTTATTTGAGATACTTCACTACCCTCCATCGGTGGTCAGATTCCATTCAGTGAAAAGCGGATTGTTAACAGTATCGAAAAAGGACGGTATGTTATTTCTGGATTTTCCAACCGACAAATTGGATATTGTGAACAACGATTTTAAAACTACGATAGAAAATTGTATAGGGATTAAGCCCATTGAACTCTTCAAAGGTAAAACAGACTATATAGCTATAATTGAAAGTGAAAAGCTATTAAAAAATCTTCAGGTTAATTTGAGCGAAATTTCAAAACTAAATGCACGAGGATTAATAGTTACGGCTAAAGGTGACACAGTTGATTTTGTCTCTCGTTTTTTTGCCCCACAATCGGGTATAAACGAGGACCCTGTGACAGGTTCGGCGCATACTTCTTTGATACCCATTTGGTCAGAAAAATTAGGAAGAAAGCAATTGACAGCAAAACAGTTGTCAAAAAGGGGCGGACAACTTTTTTGTGAGTATCAAAATGAAAGGTGTTTAATTGGGGGTCAGGTCAAATTGTTTCTTACAGGAGAAATATACCTCGATTAA
- a CDS encoding amino acid racemase, protein MKKLGLIGGIGPESSIEYYRQLIKAYQETAGTTDYPEMVMHSIDLTALLAYINANQPEELVGFLAERINVLDAAGCDFGAMASNTPHMVFDSLQKKVDLPLVSIVEVTCQAIAQSGLTKVALLGTRFTMSQGFYQKAAEKYGIEVVSPVPDQQEFIHRIYMGELLFNRIVPETKKQLLRIVSDIKEKEAIQGLILGGTELPLILHQSDFSGLQVFDTTQIHVASLVKRMTESK, encoded by the coding sequence ATGAAAAAACTTGGCCTCATAGGCGGTATTGGTCCCGAATCGAGTATAGAATATTACCGTCAGCTAATTAAAGCCTACCAGGAAACCGCCGGAACCACAGATTACCCTGAAATGGTCATGCACAGCATCGACCTTACTGCATTGCTGGCTTATATAAATGCAAACCAACCAGAAGAATTGGTCGGTTTTCTGGCAGAACGTATCAACGTTCTCGATGCTGCCGGATGCGATTTTGGGGCCATGGCTTCCAATACCCCTCATATGGTTTTCGATAGCCTGCAAAAGAAAGTTGACCTTCCGCTGGTGAGTATTGTAGAAGTTACCTGCCAGGCTATTGCCCAAAGCGGGTTGACTAAGGTGGCACTTTTAGGCACCCGCTTTACCATGTCGCAGGGATTTTATCAAAAGGCAGCGGAAAAGTATGGTATTGAAGTCGTTTCCCCCGTACCCGACCAGCAGGAGTTTATTCATCGCATTTACATGGGCGAATTGCTTTTTAATCGTATTGTGCCCGAAACGAAAAAGCAACTCCTTCGAATTGTTTCAGACATCAAGGAAAAAGAAGCCATACAAGGACTTATTTTAGGTGGAACAGAATTACCCCTCATACTCCATCAATCCGATTTTTCAGGCCTTCAGGTTTTCGATACCACGCAAATACATGTAGCCAGTTTGGTGAAACGGATGACTGAAAGCAAATGA
- a CDS encoding DUF3788 domain-containing protein, producing the protein MSASIYSDKNLKPDDKSLFADLAETKDYLDKIAEFIETEYGNFKSEWNFYGQKSGWILKMLTGNRNVMFVIPCDNYFQVTFTFGGKASELIHSSDLPISIKNELQKAKKYAEGRSIKIEVKSAIDLDNILKVIRIKLLN; encoded by the coding sequence GTGTCAGCAAGCATCTATTCTGATAAAAACCTTAAGCCTGACGATAAGAGTTTATTCGCTGATTTGGCCGAGACGAAAGACTATTTGGATAAAATTGCAGAATTCATTGAAACGGAATATGGCAATTTTAAATCGGAGTGGAATTTTTATGGCCAAAAATCGGGTTGGATACTCAAAATGCTTACAGGGAATAGAAATGTAATGTTTGTAATACCGTGCGACAACTATTTTCAAGTAACGTTTACATTCGGCGGAAAAGCATCTGAATTGATTCATAGTAGCGATCTGCCAATTTCAATTAAGAACGAATTGCAAAAAGCAAAAAAATATGCCGAAGGTAGGTCCATAAAAATTGAAGTGAAATCAGCAATAGATTTAGATAACATTTTGAAAGTGATACGAATAAAACTTTTAAACTGA
- a CDS encoding DMT family transporter, whose product MDKEHRTSLLKLHFVVFIYGFTAILGKLISISAIDLVWYRMLVAVAGLSVLLFLQGFNLKISFRAGIQILLVGLIVAAHWISFFGAIKLSNISVTLGCLASTTLFTSILEPLILKRKVNAVEVIIGLIIIAGLYLIFQFEIHYLDGILVALASAFLAGLFTVLNKKLVQKHSTRLITFYEMVGGFIGISLFFLFTEGFSTEFFLLPVSDVFYLLLLGLVCTAFAFAIQVDVMKKLSAYLVALTINLEPVYGIILAWLFFRDTELMSTGFYIGTVIILVAVLAFPVYQSRRRKAEVLQKKP is encoded by the coding sequence GTGGACAAAGAACATCGCACGAGCCTGCTAAAACTTCATTTTGTAGTATTTATCTATGGTTTTACAGCCATTTTAGGCAAGCTGATCAGCATTTCTGCCATCGACCTGGTTTGGTACCGCATGCTGGTAGCGGTGGCGGGTCTAAGCGTCTTATTGTTCCTGCAGGGTTTTAATCTTAAAATATCCTTTCGTGCGGGCATACAAATTCTTCTGGTAGGGTTGATTGTGGCTGCCCATTGGATTAGTTTCTTTGGTGCCATTAAATTGTCGAATATATCCGTCACCCTCGGATGCCTGGCTTCCACCACCCTCTTCACCAGCATACTTGAGCCCCTTATTCTGAAGCGAAAAGTGAATGCTGTTGAAGTAATCATCGGACTGATTATCATTGCCGGACTTTACCTCATTTTTCAGTTCGAAATTCATTACCTCGATGGAATTCTTGTGGCACTGGCTTCGGCTTTTCTGGCAGGTTTATTTACTGTGCTTAACAAAAAACTGGTACAAAAGCATTCCACACGCCTTATAACTTTTTACGAAATGGTAGGTGGCTTTATTGGAATAAGCCTTTTCTTCTTATTCACAGAAGGCTTTAGTACAGAATTCTTTCTTCTGCCTGTAAGCGATGTGTTTTATTTGTTGCTACTTGGTTTGGTTTGCACAGCCTTTGCCTTTGCCATACAAGTCGATGTAATGAAAAAGCTGTCGGCCTACCTGGTGGCGCTTACCATTAATCTGGAGCCTGTTTATGGTATTATTTTGGCCTGGCTGTTTTTTCGCGATACCGAATTGATGTCGACAGGTTTTTACATAGGTACAGTTATAATTCTAGTGGCAGTGCTTGCTTTTCCGGTTTATCAATCGCGGCGAAGGAAGGCTGAGGTTTTGCAAAAAAAGCCTTAA
- a CDS encoding T9SS type A sorting domain-containing protein, producing MKTIFTTVVFLAMVMTISGQPNFLEIIDSANHISNFEDRITYIESYVAHLDTAGSPVIETDTANFVYYGSATSVEIAGDFNGWGGDGTWTCNKIDGTDFFWYSHTFESTARLDYKFIINGSNWILDPLNPLSVSGGYGPNSELAMPAYVQPWEIHEYPGVEKGTIESFSIKSPELNKNFSVQVYLPPGYDASAYSYPVVYVHDGQEYLSLGGMDHVMDNLLDSNKIDPLIGVFIRPNNRNEEYGFSQRYQYAQFIAETMVPYVDSAFRTIASKDFRLTMGTSLGGNISGLISYTYPGLFANSGWHSPAFWVNNLEVANLYTSEYKDIKIYLTEGTYEDLGVDWAGFTDDLTQTGYQYDWAEYHEGHSWGHWRATIDDILKYFYPLGNAPLALSDLSYQESGTVRLFPNPLFDIAAISIDISQSGKYTLHVYNQLGQTIKTESYFLTGPGSATMKFDGSELESGAYYFTISGMNKYYSGKMLKH from the coding sequence ATGAAAACAATTTTTACTACCGTCGTTTTCCTTGCCATGGTTATGACCATAAGTGGACAACCAAACTTTTTGGAAATTATCGATTCGGCAAATCATATCAGCAATTTTGAGGATAGGATAACGTATATCGAATCGTATGTAGCCCATTTAGATACAGCCGGATCGCCGGTAATAGAAACGGATACGGCTAATTTTGTTTATTATGGATCTGCTACCAGCGTCGAAATTGCAGGCGACTTTAATGGATGGGGCGGCGATGGTACCTGGACTTGCAATAAAATAGATGGAACAGATTTTTTCTGGTATTCACATACATTCGAATCAACAGCACGACTCGATTATAAATTTATCATAAATGGATCAAACTGGATACTTGACCCCCTGAATCCACTTAGCGTTTCGGGAGGCTATGGTCCTAATTCCGAACTGGCAATGCCTGCTTATGTGCAACCTTGGGAAATTCATGAGTATCCGGGAGTTGAGAAAGGAACCATTGAAAGTTTCAGTATTAAAAGTCCGGAGTTGAATAAAAATTTCAGTGTTCAGGTATACCTTCCTCCTGGTTACGATGCGTCGGCTTATTCTTATCCGGTAGTCTATGTGCACGATGGTCAGGAATACCTGAGTTTGGGAGGTATGGATCATGTAATGGATAATTTGCTGGATAGCAATAAAATTGATCCGCTCATTGGAGTTTTTATCAGGCCAAATAACCGCAACGAAGAGTACGGATTTAGCCAACGTTATCAGTATGCCCAATTTATTGCCGAAACAATGGTTCCTTATGTCGATAGTGCATTCCGGACAATTGCTTCGAAGGATTTCAGGTTAACCATGGGTACCTCACTGGGTGGAAATATCAGTGGATTGATTTCCTATACCTATCCCGGGCTTTTTGCAAACAGTGGATGGCATTCTCCTGCCTTTTGGGTTAACAATTTGGAAGTGGCTAATCTCTATACAAGTGAGTATAAAGACATAAAAATCTATCTTACCGAAGGAACTTATGAAGATTTGGGCGTGGATTGGGCAGGTTTTACCGATGATTTAACACAAACAGGTTACCAGTACGATTGGGCTGAATACCACGAAGGTCATAGCTGGGGCCACTGGCGAGCCACCATTGATGATATTCTGAAGTATTTTTATCCATTAGGAAATGCTCCGCTTGCTCTGTCTGACTTAAGTTATCAGGAATCAGGAACTGTCCGGCTATTTCCAAATCCTTTATTCGATATTGCTGCTATTTCAATTGATATTAGTCAGTCAGGTAAATATACGCTGCATGTATACAACCAACTTGGTCAGACAATAAAAACTGAAAGTTACTTCCTTACTGGTCCAGGGTCTGCTACCATGAAATTCGATGGAAGCGAACTTGAATCTGGTGCTTATTATTTTACCATTTCAGGCATGAATAAATACTATTCGGGTAAGATGCTAAAGCATTAA
- a CDS encoding ATP-binding protein, whose translation MYSRYLREIIESRLGSGKAIVVIGPRQVGKTTLIELILETKDYLLLDGDDPKTRTLLTEPNTEQIRAILGKYKFVFIDEAQRIEGIGLTMKIITDRFKDVQLFTSGSSSFALTNKINEPLTGRKWEYQLFPISWEEFENHHGYLSSEQQLENRLLYGFYPDVLNNVGDEISILRNLVNSYLYKDIFSYSDIRKPEVLEKLVQALALQLGSEVNYSELAQIVNVDKNTISKYIDILQQAYIIFKLGSFSRNVRNEIKTNKKIYFYDNGVRNMVIGNFNPLDLRTDKGALWENFLISERMKQIEYKQSLARTYFWRTKQQQEVDFVEENSGKIIGYEFKWNKKKTSKLPKTFVESYNAESNVIDKDNFREFVILPAPNNVYTK comes from the coding sequence ATGTATTCAAGATATTTAAGAGAAATAATTGAAAGTAGATTAGGTTCGGGTAAAGCTATAGTTGTTATTGGACCAAGACAAGTTGGAAAAACAACTCTTATTGAATTGATACTCGAAACAAAAGATTATTTATTGCTTGACGGGGATGACCCCAAAACAAGAACACTATTAACAGAACCTAATACTGAACAGATTAGGGCAATTTTAGGGAAATATAAATTTGTATTTATAGATGAAGCTCAAAGAATAGAAGGTATTGGGCTTACCATGAAAATTATTACGGATAGGTTTAAAGATGTTCAATTATTCACAAGTGGTTCTTCTTCTTTTGCCTTAACCAATAAGATTAATGAGCCATTGACTGGCAGGAAATGGGAGTATCAACTGTTTCCTATTTCATGGGAAGAATTCGAAAATCATCATGGGTATTTGAGTTCCGAGCAACAATTAGAAAATAGACTACTGTATGGATTTTACCCTGATGTCTTAAATAATGTTGGAGATGAAATTAGTATCCTAAGAAATTTGGTAAATAGCTATTTATACAAGGATATCTTTTCATATTCCGACATTAGAAAGCCTGAGGTGCTGGAAAAGTTGGTTCAGGCATTAGCCCTTCAATTAGGTAGCGAAGTGAATTATTCAGAATTAGCTCAGATTGTTAATGTTGATAAAAATACTATTAGCAAGTATATTGACATACTTCAACAAGCTTATATTATTTTCAAATTGGGTAGTTTTAGCAGAAATGTTCGTAATGAAATAAAAACGAACAAGAAAATATATTTCTACGACAATGGTGTTCGTAACATGGTTATAGGGAATTTTAATCCTCTGGATTTAAGAACAGACAAAGGTGCATTATGGGAAAATTTTTTAATTTCTGAGAGAATGAAACAAATCGAGTATAAGCAAAGTCTAGCTCGAACATATTTTTGGAGAACTAAACAGCAGCAGGAAGTTGATTTTGTCGAAGAAAATAGTGGAAAGATAATTGGTTATGAATTTAAATGGAATAAAAAAAAGACATCAAAATTACCTAAGACTTTTGTAGAATCATACAATGCAGAGAGTAATGTTATTGATAAAGATAATTTTAGAGAATTTGTAATATTGCCAGCGCCCAACAATGTATATACAAAATAG
- a CDS encoding FAD-dependent oxidoreductase, producing the protein MGYKEIELRLPVGMSDSELEKQVGKSTGLKEFTFEILLKSLDARNKQKICWQYRLGVKSEALRTGEAPAVPLIEIPLQKHVEKVVVVGSGPAGIFAALVLAEAGMKPILLERGSKVMKRKHSIDHFESTGQFDSYNNYSFGEGGAGTFSDGKLTSRTKGISLERNYIYKSFIEAGAPAEIMYMTHPHVGSDNLLEVTTRLRQKLIDLGGQVHFDTMLEDIVLKNKKIEKVRTSKGDFEIDYLVLAIGHSATETYRMLMRRGVPFQTKNFALGMRAEHPQEIINKAQWGKPSLPGVKAAEYRLTAQSESGKAVYSFCMCPGGIIVPATAYEGSNLVNGMSYYKRNGKFANAAVVAAAHPDELLQKTATPEETLDWLEALEQRFYVYSQGYKAPAVSIADFTQNRITKKLPESSYPLGLVPAEVDALLPNSIAMAMQQGLKQFAQKLKGYELGLLVGLESKTSSPVQVIRDKESYSCGYDNLYLAGEGSGWAGGIISSAADGIKVAMAVLKVAR; encoded by the coding sequence GTGGGATACAAAGAAATTGAATTGCGCCTGCCGGTGGGTATGAGCGACAGTGAGCTGGAAAAACAGGTAGGTAAAAGCACTGGGCTAAAGGAATTCACTTTCGAGATTTTGCTTAAAAGTCTCGATGCCCGTAACAAGCAAAAAATATGCTGGCAGTACCGTTTGGGAGTAAAGTCCGAAGCGCTGCGCACCGGTGAGGCTCCAGCTGTTCCGCTCATTGAAATTCCACTCCAAAAGCATGTAGAAAAGGTGGTGGTGGTAGGTAGCGGTCCTGCAGGGATTTTTGCGGCTCTGGTATTGGCCGAGGCTGGAATGAAACCTATTCTACTTGAGCGGGGCAGTAAGGTAATGAAACGTAAACATAGCATCGACCATTTCGAAAGCACTGGTCAGTTCGATTCGTATAACAATTATTCTTTTGGCGAAGGAGGTGCCGGAACCTTTTCCGATGGCAAGCTCACTTCGCGCACCAAGGGCATTTCACTTGAACGCAATTACATCTACAAGAGCTTTATCGAAGCGGGCGCACCTGCCGAAATTATGTACATGACCCACCCCCATGTAGGAAGCGACAACCTGCTCGAAGTGACTACCCGCCTGCGCCAAAAGCTAATAGACCTTGGTGGGCAGGTTCATTTCGACACCATGCTGGAAGATATTGTTTTAAAAAACAAGAAAATAGAGAAAGTGCGCACCTCGAAAGGCGATTTTGAGATCGACTATCTTGTGCTGGCCATCGGCCATTCAGCTACCGAAACCTACCGCATGCTGATGAGACGTGGGGTACCCTTTCAGACCAAGAATTTTGCCCTTGGAATGCGGGCAGAACATCCGCAGGAAATCATTAACAAGGCGCAATGGGGCAAGCCTTCGCTTCCAGGCGTAAAGGCTGCCGAATACAGGCTTACAGCCCAGAGCGAAAGTGGCAAAGCGGTGTATTCGTTCTGTATGTGCCCCGGAGGTATCATTGTACCGGCCACCGCTTATGAGGGTTCGAACCTGGTAAATGGCATGAGTTATTACAAGCGCAACGGAAAATTTGCCAATGCCGCGGTAGTGGCTGCCGCGCATCCCGATGAGCTGCTGCAAAAAACAGCCACACCCGAAGAGACCCTCGACTGGTTGGAAGCGCTCGAGCAAAGATTTTATGTTTATTCGCAGGGATACAAAGCTCCTGCGGTAAGTATTGCCGATTTTACTCAGAACAGGATTACAAAAAAGCTCCCTGAATCGAGTTATCCATTGGGACTTGTGCCTGCTGAGGTAGATGCCCTCCTGCCGAATAGCATAGCAATGGCCATGCAGCAAGGATTAAAACAATTTGCCCAGAAATTAAAGGGCTATGAACTAGGATTACTAGTAGGGCTCGAAAGCAAAACCTCATCACCCGTGCAGGTGATAAGAGACAAGGAATCTTATAGTTGCGGGTACGACAACCTTTACCTTGCAGGCGAAGGCAGCGGTTGGGCCGGTGGAATTATCAGCTCAGCAGCCGATGGCATTAAAGTGGCCATGGCTGTGTTAAAAGTGGCCAGATAG